In Streptomyces sclerotialus, one genomic interval encodes:
- a CDS encoding YggS family pyridoxal phosphate-dependent enzyme — translation MTDRRTELAENLARVEDRISTACAKAGRNRDEVTLIVVTKTYPASDVRILSELGVRHVAENRDQDAAPKAAACSDLPLTWHFVGQLQTNKVRSVAGYADIVQSVDRAKLVTALSKEAVRAGRELDCLIQVALDAESDARGDRGGVGPDGVAALAEAVAEAEGLRLGGLMTVAPLTGPYAGRERAAFDRLMEISSSLRASRPAAKMVSAGMSSDLEDAVAAGATHVRVGTAVLGVRPRLG, via the coding sequence GTGACGGACCGTAGAACGGAACTGGCCGAGAACCTGGCTCGGGTGGAGGACCGTATCTCCACCGCTTGTGCCAAGGCCGGTCGTAATCGCGACGAAGTGACCCTGATTGTGGTCACAAAGACCTACCCGGCGAGTGATGTCCGTATTCTTTCGGAATTGGGCGTCCGGCACGTCGCCGAGAACCGGGACCAGGACGCGGCGCCCAAGGCGGCTGCATGCTCCGATTTGCCACTTACTTGGCACTTCGTCGGTCAATTGCAGACAAATAAAGTCCGGTCTGTAGCTGGTTACGCCGATATCGTGCAGTCCGTGGACCGGGCCAAGCTCGTCACCGCGCTCTCCAAGGAGGCGGTGCGGGCCGGGCGTGAGCTCGACTGCCTGATCCAGGTGGCACTTGACGCCGAGTCCGACGCACGCGGCGACCGTGGCGGCGTGGGCCCGGACGGGGTCGCGGCGCTGGCCGAAGCGGTGGCGGAGGCCGAAGGGCTCCGGCTGGGCGGGCTGATGACGGTCGCCCCGCTGACCGGCCCGTACGCGGGCCGGGAACGTGCGGCTTTCGACCGGCTGATGGAAATCTCATCCAGCCTGCGCGCGAGTCGTCCTGCTGCGAAAATGGTCTCAGCGGGAATGAGTTCGGATCTCGAGGACGCGGTGGCCGCCGGTGCGACACATGTACGCGTCGGCACTGCGGTACTCGGAGTCCGACCACGGCTCGGGTAA
- the ftsZ gene encoding cell division protein FtsZ — translation MAAPQNYLAVIKVVGIGGGGVNAINRMIEVGLKGVEFIAINTDAQALLMSDADVKLDVGREMTRGLGAGANPDVGRKAAEDHREEIEEVLKGADMVFVTAGEGGGTGTGGAPVVANIARSLGALTIGVVTRPFTFEGRRRANQAEDGIAQLREEVDTLIVIPNDRLLSISDRQVSVLDAFKSADQVLLSGVQGITDLITTPGLINLDFADVKSVMSEAGSALMGIGSARGDDRAVAAAEMAISSPLLEASIDGARGVLLSISGGSDLGLFEINEAAQLVSEAAHPEANIIFGAVIDDALGDEVRVTVIAAGFDGGQPPARRENVISSSSSGKREEPAAPASRPAAPPEPRPAFGGLGSVPVREEEPAPAEPAPVSEAPAPPVAPQVPPARPYTDTTAEELDVPDFLK, via the coding sequence GTGGCAGCACCGCAGAACTACCTCGCAGTCATCAAGGTCGTCGGCATCGGCGGCGGTGGCGTGAACGCCATCAACCGGATGATCGAGGTCGGGCTCAAGGGCGTCGAGTTCATCGCGATCAACACCGATGCGCAGGCGTTGCTGATGAGCGACGCCGACGTCAAGCTCGACGTCGGCCGTGAGATGACGCGTGGCCTCGGCGCCGGCGCCAACCCCGACGTGGGCCGCAAGGCGGCCGAGGACCACCGCGAGGAGATCGAGGAGGTCCTCAAGGGGGCCGACATGGTCTTCGTGACCGCGGGCGAGGGCGGCGGCACCGGTACGGGCGGCGCGCCCGTGGTCGCCAACATCGCGCGCTCCCTGGGCGCCCTGACGATCGGTGTGGTCACCCGGCCGTTCACCTTCGAGGGCCGCCGTCGCGCCAACCAGGCCGAGGACGGCATTGCGCAGCTGCGCGAAGAGGTCGACACGCTCATCGTCATCCCGAACGACCGGCTGCTGTCCATCTCGGACCGCCAGGTGAGCGTTCTTGACGCGTTCAAGTCCGCCGACCAGGTGCTGCTGTCCGGTGTCCAGGGCATCACCGACCTGATCACCACTCCGGGCCTGATCAACCTCGACTTCGCCGACGTGAAGTCCGTGATGTCCGAGGCCGGCTCGGCCCTCATGGGCATCGGCTCCGCGCGTGGCGACGACCGCGCGGTGGCCGCGGCGGAGATGGCGATCTCCTCGCCGCTGCTGGAGGCGTCCATCGACGGCGCCCGCGGCGTGCTGCTGTCCATCTCCGGCGGCTCCGACCTCGGTCTCTTCGAGATCAACGAGGCGGCCCAGCTGGTCAGCGAGGCGGCCCACCCGGAAGCCAACATCATCTTCGGCGCGGTCATCGACGACGCGCTGGGCGACGAGGTCCGCGTGACGGTCATCGCCGCGGGCTTCGACGGCGGTCAGCCGCCGGCCCGCCGCGAGAACGTGATCAGCTCGTCCTCCTCCGGCAAGCGTGAGGAGCCGGCCGCCCCGGCGAGCCGGCCGGCCGCGCCCCCGGAGCCCCGCCCGGCCTTCGGCGGCCTCGGCTCCGTCCCGGTGCGGGAGGAGGAGCCGGCTCCGGCCGAGCCCGCGCCGGTCAGCGAGGCCCCGGCACCGCCGGTCGCCCCGCAGGTCCCCCCGGCCCGTCCGTACACGGACACCACGGCCGAGGAGCTGGACGTCCCGGACTTCCTGAAGTAG
- the murG gene encoding undecaprenyldiphospho-muramoylpentapeptide beta-N-acetylglucosaminyltransferase, whose product MHVVLAGGGTAGHIEPALALADALRRQDPTVGITALGTERGLETRLVPERGYELGLIPAVPLPRKPTPELITVPGRLRGTIKAAEQILERTKADCVVGFGGYVALPGYLAAKRLGVPIVVHEANARPGLANKIGSRYAKFVAVSTPDSKLREARYVGIPLRRSIATLDRAAVRPEARAAFGLDPNLPTLLVSGGSQGARRLNEVIQAAVPSFQRAGIQVLHAVGPKNELPQIDNMPGMPPYIPVPYVDRMDLAYAAADMMLCRAGAMTVAELSAVGLPAAYVPLPIGNGEQRLNAQPVVNAGGGLLVDDAQLSPEWVQSNVLPVLSDPHRLYEMSRAAAEFGRRDADELLVGMVYEAIASRRG is encoded by the coding sequence GTGCATGTCGTACTCGCCGGTGGGGGGACCGCCGGCCACATCGAGCCCGCGCTCGCCCTCGCGGATGCCCTGCGCAGGCAGGACCCGACCGTGGGGATCACGGCACTGGGCACGGAACGCGGACTGGAGACCCGGCTGGTACCGGAGCGCGGCTACGAACTGGGGCTGATCCCGGCCGTTCCGCTGCCGCGCAAGCCCACCCCCGAGCTGATCACCGTCCCCGGGCGGCTGCGCGGCACCATCAAGGCCGCCGAGCAGATCCTGGAGCGCACGAAGGCCGACTGCGTCGTCGGCTTCGGCGGCTACGTCGCACTGCCCGGCTACCTCGCCGCCAAGCGGCTGGGCGTGCCGATCGTCGTGCACGAGGCCAACGCCCGGCCCGGCCTGGCCAACAAGATCGGCTCGCGGTACGCCAAGTTCGTCGCCGTCTCCACCCCGGACAGCAAGCTGCGCGAGGCCCGCTACGTCGGCATCCCGCTGCGCCGTTCGATCGCGACCCTGGACCGCGCGGCCGTCCGCCCCGAGGCGCGGGCCGCCTTCGGCCTGGACCCGAACCTGCCCACGCTGCTGGTATCCGGCGGCTCGCAGGGCGCCCGCCGGCTGAACGAGGTCATCCAGGCCGCCGTGCCGAGCTTCCAGCGCGCCGGCATCCAGGTGCTGCACGCGGTCGGCCCGAAGAACGAACTGCCGCAGATCGACAACATGCCCGGGATGCCGCCGTACATCCCGGTACCGTACGTGGACCGGATGGACCTCGCGTACGCCGCGGCCGACATGATGCTCTGCCGCGCGGGCGCGATGACCGTCGCGGAACTGTCCGCCGTCGGGCTGCCCGCCGCGTACGTGCCGCTGCCCATCGGCAACGGCGAGCAGCGGCTGAACGCCCAGCCGGTGGTCAACGCCGGCGGCGGCCTGCTGGTCGACGACGCGCAGCTGTCCCCCGAGTGGGTGCAGAGCAACGTCCTGCCGGTGCTCTCGGACCCGCACCGGCTGTACGAGATGTCCCGCGCGGCCGCCGAATTCGGCCGCAGAGACGCCGACGAACTCCTCGTCGGCATGGTCTACGAAGCGATCGCCTCCCGCCGCGGCTGA
- the pgeF gene encoding peptidoglycan editing factor PgeF — MIGQQHSVLTDDASGARFAFTDRWGGVSAAPYAELNLGGAVGDDPQAVRTNRELAAKALGLDPADVVWMNQVHGRDVAVVDGPWRDGADEPCVDAVVTSRRGLALAVLTADCTPVLLADPVAGIVGAAHAGRPGLVAGVVPATVEAMTGLGADPARITARTGPAVCGRCYEVPETMRAEVAAVVPEAYATTGRGTPAVDVVAGVAAQLARYGVQMREHSHICTLESADHFSYRRDRTTGRLASYVWLDG; from the coding sequence GTGATAGGACAGCAGCACTCTGTGCTGACGGATGATGCGAGCGGCGCGCGCTTCGCCTTCACCGACCGGTGGGGCGGGGTGAGCGCCGCTCCGTATGCCGAGCTCAATCTCGGCGGTGCCGTGGGCGACGACCCACAGGCGGTACGGACCAATCGTGAGCTGGCGGCCAAGGCCCTCGGGCTGGATCCGGCCGATGTGGTCTGGATGAACCAGGTGCACGGGCGTGACGTGGCGGTCGTGGACGGGCCGTGGCGGGACGGGGCCGACGAGCCCTGTGTCGACGCGGTCGTGACGAGCCGTCGGGGCCTCGCCCTCGCCGTCCTCACCGCCGACTGCACCCCCGTCCTCCTCGCCGACCCGGTCGCCGGGATCGTGGGAGCCGCGCACGCCGGACGTCCCGGCCTGGTCGCCGGTGTCGTGCCGGCCACCGTCGAGGCGATGACCGGGCTGGGGGCCGACCCCGCGCGGATCACCGCCCGTACCGGCCCCGCGGTCTGCGGACGGTGCTACGAAGTGCCGGAGACCATGCGTGCCGAGGTGGCCGCTGTGGTGCCCGAGGCGTACGCGACCACCGGCCGGGGAACCCCGGCGGTCGACGTGGTGGCCGGGGTGGCCGCCCAACTCGCCCGGTACGGCGTGCAGATGCGTGAGCATTCCCACATCTGCACGCTGGAGTCGGCGGACCATTTCTCCTACCGGCGGGACCGCACGACGGGGCGGCTCGCGAGTTATGTATGGCTGGACGGCTGA
- a CDS encoding cell division protein SepF: MAGAMRKMAVYLGLVEDDGYDGRGFDPDDDFEPELDPEPEPERRQQHQQHQPPPTEARPERDEPVRVVQPPAQRESPPSGTENGRPARIAPVASITPERPNLEKNAPVIMPKVVSEREPYRITTLHPRTYNEARTIGEHFREGTPVIMNLTEMDDTDAKRLVDFAAGLVFGLHGSIERVTQKVFLLSPANVDVTAEDKARIAEGGFFNQS, from the coding sequence ATGGCCGGCGCGATGCGCAAGATGGCGGTCTACCTCGGCCTCGTGGAGGACGATGGGTACGACGGCCGGGGCTTCGACCCCGACGACGACTTCGAGCCCGAACTCGACCCGGAGCCCGAGCCGGAGAGGCGGCAGCAGCACCAGCAGCACCAGCCGCCGCCCACCGAGGCGCGCCCCGAACGGGACGAACCGGTACGAGTCGTCCAGCCGCCGGCGCAGCGCGAGTCTCCGCCATCGGGCACGGAAAACGGACGACCCGCCCGAATCGCCCCCGTGGCATCCATCACACCCGAACGTCCAAATCTGGAGAAGAACGCACCGGTGATCATGCCCAAGGTTGTGTCCGAGCGGGAGCCCTACCGCATCACGACGTTGCACCCCCGGACCTACAACGAGGCCCGTACCATCGGGGAACACTTCCGTGAGGGCACTCCGGTGATCATGAATCTGACGGAGATGGACGACACGGACGCGAAGCGACTTGTCGACTTCGCGGCCGGGTTGGTGTTCGGTTTGCACGGCAGCATCGAGCGGGTGACACAGAAGGTGTTCCTGCTGTCTCCTGCTAACGTCGATGTCACGGCGGAGGACAAGGCCCGTATCGCTGAGGGCGGGTTCTTCAACCAGAGCTGA
- a CDS encoding DivIVA domain-containing protein produces MPLTPEDVRNKQFTTVRLREGYDEDEVDAFLDEVEAELTRLLRENEDLRAKLAAATRAAAQNQQQQGMRKQQQEQDGPPQQQRPGAPVPAAISGPQPVPPGQQQGMGGPPQLPGGAPQLPAGPGGHGPGPQGPHGGQMAPGGPMGGPMGGPGGGPQLPQPGQGGPGGDSAARVLSLAQQTADQAIAEARSEANKIVGEARSRAEGLERDARAKADALERDAQEKHRVAMGSLESARATLERKVEDLRGFEREYRTRLKSYLESQLRQLENQSDDSLAPPRTSAAASLPASPSMASAGAGSMGGGSSHTMGGNQSMGGHGGSNGSNAPSYGSQQQMSPAMTQPMAPVRPQGQQQMQQAPSPMRGFLIDEDDN; encoded by the coding sequence ATGCCGTTGACCCCCGAGGACGTGCGGAACAAGCAGTTCACGACCGTCCGCCTCCGAGAAGGCTATGACGAGGACGAGGTCGATGCCTTCCTCGATGAGGTCGAAGCCGAACTGACCCGTCTGCTCCGGGAGAACGAGGACCTGCGCGCCAAGCTGGCCGCGGCGACCCGTGCTGCCGCGCAGAACCAGCAGCAGCAGGGGATGCGCAAGCAGCAGCAGGAGCAGGACGGCCCGCCGCAGCAGCAGCGGCCCGGTGCCCCCGTGCCCGCCGCCATATCCGGTCCGCAGCCGGTCCCGCCCGGTCAGCAGCAGGGGATGGGCGGTCCTCCCCAGCTGCCCGGCGGTGCACCGCAGCTGCCCGCAGGTCCCGGTGGCCACGGCCCCGGTCCGCAGGGCCCGCACGGCGGCCAGATGGCTCCCGGCGGTCCCATGGGTGGCCCGATGGGCGGCCCCGGCGGCGGCCCGCAGCTGCCGCAGCCCGGCCAGGGCGGCCCGGGTGGTGACAGCGCCGCTCGCGTGCTGTCGCTGGCACAGCAGACCGCCGACCAGGCGATCGCGGAGGCCCGTTCCGAGGCCAACAAGATCGTCGGCGAGGCGCGCAGCCGTGCCGAGGGCCTGGAGCGGGACGCCCGCGCCAAGGCCGACGCGCTGGAGCGGGACGCGCAGGAGAAGCACCGCGTCGCGATGGGCTCCCTGGAGTCCGCCCGCGCCACGCTGGAGCGCAAGGTCGAGGACCTGCGCGGCTTCGAGCGCGAGTACCGCACGCGTCTGAAGTCGTACCTGGAGAGCCAGCTGCGCCAGCTGGAGAACCAGTCCGACGACTCGCTCGCCCCGCCGCGGACCTCGGCCGCTGCCTCGCTGCCGGCTTCCCCGTCGATGGCGTCGGCCGGTGCCGGTTCCATGGGCGGCGGTTCCAGCCACACCATGGGCGGCAACCAGTCCATGGGCGGTCACGGCGGCTCCAACGGCAGCAACGCCCCGTCGTACGGCAGCCAGCAGCAGATGTCGCCGGCCATGACGCAGCCGATGGCGCCGGTGCGTCCGCAGGGCCAGCAGCAGATGCAGCAGGCCCCCTCGCCGATGCGTGGCTTCCTCATCGACGAGGACGACAACTGA
- a CDS encoding TetR/AcrR family transcriptional regulator, producing MNSPGTAVDRLLVDASGNRPRADARRNVERLVAAARTAVAEVGVDVSAHDIARRAGVGVGTFYRRVPSREALLEAVLEEVLAEVMALADRALADPDPWRGFAAFAAAYVGLRTESCGIGEALGGACGEVFERTLADLRGRVRALVGRAQEAGVLRTDVAWQDVPFLLAAVATADRTVGLAAGERQWERHLQVVLDGLRTPHPSPLPGTPPA from the coding sequence ATGAACAGTCCGGGTACGGCAGTCGACCGCCTGCTGGTGGACGCTTCGGGGAACCGGCCGCGGGCCGACGCCCGGCGTAACGTCGAACGCCTGGTGGCCGCGGCCCGTACGGCGGTGGCCGAGGTGGGCGTCGACGTCTCCGCGCACGACATCGCCCGCCGGGCCGGGGTGGGTGTCGGCACCTTCTACCGCCGGGTGCCCTCGCGCGAGGCGCTGCTGGAAGCGGTGCTCGAAGAGGTGCTCGCCGAGGTCATGGCGCTGGCCGACCGGGCGCTGGCCGACCCGGACCCCTGGCGCGGGTTCGCGGCGTTCGCCGCCGCGTACGTAGGGCTGCGCACCGAGAGCTGCGGGATCGGGGAGGCGCTCGGCGGGGCGTGCGGCGAGGTCTTCGAGCGGACCCTGGCCGACCTCAGGGGGCGGGTGCGCGCTCTGGTGGGGCGCGCCCAGGAAGCCGGTGTCCTGCGGACCGATGTGGCCTGGCAGGACGTGCCGTTCCTGTTGGCGGCCGTGGCGACGGCGGACCGTACGGTCGGGCTGGCCGCGGGGGAGCGGCAGTGGGAACGCCATCTCCAGGTGGTGCTCGACGGACTGCGTACTCCGCACCCGAGCCCCTTGCCCGGCACGCCGCCGGCCTGA
- the ftsW gene encoding putative lipid II flippase FtsW encodes MTARPAKEAPPRPARRTPPVSRVSGPGGPLGLYTRLKRAWDRPLTAYYLVLGGSLLITVLGLVMVYSASEIKALQSGLAPTYFFRKQLLAAVLGGGLMVLATKLPIRAHRALAYPLLAGSVFLMCLVQVPGIGVAVNGNQNWISLGGPFQLQPSEFGKLALVLWGADLLARKQERRLLTQWKHLLVPLIPAAFLLLGLIMLGGDMGTAIILTAILFGLLWLAGAPTRLFVGVLAAAGAIGALLIKTSANRMSRLACIGATDPGPGDQCWQAVHGIYALASGGFFGSGLGASMEKWGELPEPHTDFIFAITGEELGLAGTLSVLALFAALGYAGIRVAGRTEDPFVRYAAGGVTTWITAQAVVNIGAVLGLLPIAGVPLPLFSYGGSALLPTMFAVGLLIAFARDEPAARAALAMRQPVFARMPAGVRRKTMRRRVKKRPSGER; translated from the coding sequence ATGACGGCCCGACCGGCGAAGGAGGCACCGCCGCGCCCGGCGCGGCGGACGCCGCCGGTTTCCCGGGTGTCCGGGCCCGGCGGTCCGCTGGGCCTTTACACCCGGCTCAAGCGGGCCTGGGACCGGCCGCTGACGGCGTACTACCTCGTCCTCGGCGGCAGCCTGCTGATCACGGTGCTCGGCCTGGTCATGGTCTACTCCGCCTCGGAGATCAAGGCCCTGCAGTCCGGGCTGGCACCGACGTACTTCTTCCGCAAACAGCTGCTCGCTGCGGTGCTCGGCGGCGGCCTGATGGTGCTGGCGACCAAGCTCCCCATCCGTGCGCACCGTGCGCTGGCCTACCCGCTGCTGGCCGGCTCCGTGTTCCTGATGTGCCTGGTCCAGGTGCCCGGGATAGGGGTCGCGGTCAACGGCAACCAGAACTGGATCTCGCTGGGCGGTCCCTTCCAGCTCCAGCCCAGCGAGTTCGGCAAGCTCGCGCTGGTCCTGTGGGGCGCCGACCTGCTCGCCCGCAAGCAGGAGCGGCGGCTGCTGACGCAGTGGAAGCATCTGCTCGTACCGCTGATTCCGGCCGCCTTCCTGCTCCTCGGGCTCATCATGCTCGGCGGCGACATGGGCACCGCGATCATTCTCACGGCGATCCTTTTCGGACTGCTCTGGCTCGCGGGAGCGCCCACCCGGCTCTTCGTCGGGGTGCTGGCGGCGGCCGGCGCGATCGGGGCGCTGCTCATCAAGACGAGCGCCAACCGGATGTCCCGGCTCGCGTGCATCGGCGCGACCGACCCGGGCCCGGGCGACCAGTGCTGGCAGGCCGTGCACGGGATATACGCTCTCGCGTCCGGCGGATTCTTCGGATCCGGTCTCGGCGCGAGTATGGAAAAATGGGGTGAACTCCCTGAACCGCACACCGACTTCATCTTCGCCATCACCGGGGAGGAACTGGGACTGGCGGGGACGCTGTCGGTGCTCGCCCTGTTCGCGGCTCTAGGCTATGCGGGTATCCGCGTGGCCGGACGCACGGAGGATCCCTTCGTACGGTACGCCGCGGGTGGCGTGACCACCTGGATCACGGCCCAGGCCGTGGTCAACATCGGTGCGGTGCTCGGCCTGCTGCCGATCGCCGGTGTCCCGCTCCCGCTGTTCTCCTACGGAGGCTCCGCCCTGCTGCCGACGATGTTCGCCGTCGGACTCCTGATCGCCTTCGCGCGTGACGAGCCCGCGGCGCGGGCGGCGCTGGCCATGCGGCAGCCGGTATTCGCGAGAATGCCGGCTGGGGTGAGACGGAAGACGATGAGACGGCGCGTCAAGAAGCGGCCGTCCGGAGAGCGGTGA
- a CDS encoding YggT family protein — protein sequence MGIALQVIYVALYCFLIVLIFRLVMDYVFQFARSWQPGKAMVVVLEATYTVTDPPLKLLRRVIPPLRLGGVALDLSFFVLMIIVYILITVVSNVVSKL from the coding sequence ATGGGCATCGCACTGCAGGTGATCTATGTCGCGCTGTACTGCTTCCTCATTGTGCTGATCTTCCGGCTGGTGATGGACTACGTCTTCCAGTTCGCCCGTTCATGGCAACCCGGCAAGGCGATGGTGGTCGTACTGGAGGCCACTTACACTGTTACCGATCCGCCACTCAAGCTTCTGCGGCGAGTCATACCGCCGCTGCGTCTCGGGGGCGTGGCGCTCGATCTGTCCTTCTTCGTACTGATGATCATCGTCTACATCCTGATCACCGTCGTGAGCAACGTCGTGAGCAAGTTGTGA
- a CDS encoding Gfo/Idh/MocA family protein, giving the protein MNTEKIRVGIIGANPDRSWAARAHVPALRALPDYEITAVATTRTESARAAAREFGAAHAFTDAGELARHPDVDLVAVTVKVPAHAGPVRAALAAGKHVYCEWPLARTTAEAGELAAEAAAAGVHHVVGLQARYSPELRHARQLLAEGRIGRVVSATVHATRGKGAGNRVPAWGAYTLDRDNGAGTLEVAGGHTLDALRHLLGDLDTLSAALSVRRPEAVVAETGARITATSPDHLLLHATLAGGAPLSLHLHDGKQSNAGTRIEISGTEGDLALVSTGPHGPAGLQIGGLRLWTARAGERTWQEITAPGRDGAPGLTFQDEGDNVARQYARLAADLRSGARETPDFDAGLRLHRLLDAVRRSAETGTRVSL; this is encoded by the coding sequence ATGAATACGGAAAAGATCCGCGTGGGGATCATCGGCGCGAACCCCGACCGGAGCTGGGCCGCCCGCGCCCACGTACCCGCGCTCCGGGCACTGCCGGACTACGAGATCACCGCGGTCGCCACCACCCGCACCGAGAGCGCCCGGGCTGCCGCGCGGGAGTTCGGCGCCGCCCACGCCTTCACCGACGCCGGGGAGCTCGCCCGGCATCCCGACGTCGACCTGGTGGCCGTCACCGTCAAGGTGCCCGCGCACGCCGGACCGGTCCGCGCGGCGCTGGCCGCCGGCAAGCACGTGTACTGCGAATGGCCACTGGCCCGTACGACCGCCGAGGCCGGGGAACTGGCGGCGGAGGCAGCGGCGGCCGGTGTCCACCATGTGGTCGGGCTGCAGGCCAGGTACTCCCCCGAGCTGCGCCATGCCCGGCAGCTGCTCGCGGAGGGGCGCATCGGGCGGGTCGTCTCGGCCACGGTGCACGCGACCCGCGGCAAGGGGGCCGGGAACCGGGTACCGGCCTGGGGCGCCTACACCCTCGACCGCGACAACGGCGCCGGAACGCTGGAGGTGGCCGGCGGGCACACCCTCGACGCCCTCCGTCACCTGCTCGGCGACCTCGACACCCTCTCGGCCGCCCTGTCCGTCCGGCGCCCGGAGGCCGTCGTCGCCGAGACCGGGGCGCGGATCACGGCCACCAGCCCCGATCACCTCCTGCTGCACGCCACGCTCGCCGGCGGCGCACCGCTGTCCCTGCACCTCCACGACGGGAAGCAGAGCAACGCCGGCACCCGTATCGAGATCTCCGGCACCGAGGGCGATCTGGCGCTGGTGTCGACCGGACCGCACGGCCCGGCGGGCCTGCAGATCGGCGGGCTGCGCCTGTGGACAGCGCGCGCCGGGGAACGGACCTGGCAGGAGATCACCGCACCCGGCCGGGACGGCGCGCCCGGCCTCACCTTCCAGGACGAAGGGGACAATGTGGCGCGGCAGTACGCCCGGCTCGCCGCGGACCTGCGGAGCGGCGCCCGGGAGACCCCGGACTTCGACGCCGGGCTGCGGCTGCACCGGCTGCTCGACGCGGTCCGGCGGTCGGCGGAGACCGGGACGCGGGTCTCCCTCTGA
- a CDS encoding cell division protein FtsQ/DivIB, which yields MAGPSSTARRGEQHRAPAGPPADSEEPQERRGSRLRWLRLPGAGVRRPGRPRRRTLIAGTVLIALLGGFGTWALYGSEWLRAEHVRVRGTDVLTEREVRAAADVPLGAPLASVDTDGIAARLGDRLRRIKSVEVTRSWPDTISLDVAERQPVLVLQKGGKFIEVDDRGVRFATVGAVPRDVPRLEMDAADSPSLRRFGIPALNRAAVKVATALPDTVDKDVRVIRVRSYDSITLELTGGRRVEWGSEEHGREKAKVLGALLKAARDAHHFDVSVPSAPAASGS from the coding sequence GTGGCCGGACCGTCGTCGACCGCCCGACGTGGCGAGCAGCATCGAGCGCCGGCCGGCCCGCCCGCCGATTCCGAGGAGCCGCAGGAGCGGCGCGGCTCCCGGCTCCGGTGGCTGCGGCTGCCGGGGGCGGGGGTGCGCCGTCCCGGTCGGCCGCGGCGCCGCACCCTCATCGCGGGCACGGTGCTCATAGCGCTTCTGGGCGGCTTCGGTACCTGGGCGCTGTACGGCTCGGAGTGGCTCCGCGCCGAGCATGTGCGGGTGCGCGGGACCGACGTCCTGACGGAGCGTGAGGTGCGGGCCGCCGCGGACGTGCCCCTGGGCGCGCCGCTGGCCTCGGTGGACACGGACGGCATCGCTGCGAGGCTGGGTGACCGGCTCCGCCGTATCAAGTCGGTCGAAGTGACGCGCTCCTGGCCGGACACGATCTCCCTCGATGTGGCCGAGAGGCAACCCGTCCTCGTCCTCCAAAAGGGCGGAAAGTTCATTGAAGTGGACGACCGCGGTGTACGTTTCGCCACCGTCGGTGCGGTGCCCCGCGACGTACCCCGGCTGGAAATGGACGCGGCGGATTCGCCGAGCCTGCGCCGTTTCGGTATCCCTGCACTGAACCGCGCGGCGGTGAAGGTCGCCACCGCGCTTCCCGATACGGTCGACAAGGACGTGCGCGTCATCCGCGTACGTTCGTACGACTCGATCACCCTGGAGCTGACCGGCGGACGCCGGGTCGAGTGGGGCAGCGAGGAACACGGCAGGGAAAAGGCCAAGGTACTCGGCGCGCTGCTGAAAGCGGCGCGTGATGCGCACCACTTCGACGTGAGCGTCCCCAGCGCGCCCGCCGCGTCCGGGAGTTGA